The sequence TTGAGTAtcgtattttaaatttaattctatgTAACAATCTTAATGGGCCACTGGGAATGCAGCGGTTGTGCTCTGTTGGTACCTGGTGAGACGAAAATAACCCTTCGGGATGGGATATTGATAAAGCATACTTGCACTGTGCAATTAACAGTCCCATCTCTGTAGGTGATTCGAATGCCAATAGGAATcgagaaagataaataagaaggaaattgCTTTACAACTTTTCCGTGACTTGGTTACTTATAACTTACTTCTGTAAAGCAAACTTACAGAAACACaggatttgttcatttttttgtttgtattaagAATTATCTAGGTGCAATAACAGGGTTTAAGCATTAATTATGAGCACACTTATATTTAAAACTAGCAAAGCATAAGCACTTCTACATTCTCCTGCTTCTAagcccagaaaataaataagtaaataaatgacaaGGGTAGAGGGCTCAAttccaaggaaacaaaaaaaaaataatcataactCCAAACTAAAAACTATGAAGCAAACATGCCCAAAACTGTGAAATATACATGAAAGTGAGGCATGATATAGATCAGATACATCTTATGAATTGAGTTGAAtgaagatttttctaaaaattctcaATGATTCCATGATTCAAGTAATAAGACTTCAGGTTCTGGAAAAAGATAAGGAATATTTCTGTAGACAACTATTTGGACACTGCAGAATGGCAGCAGTGAAAATAGAAGTGAAACCACACTGCTGTgccatttttcattatatatgaTTTAATCTCCCAGCTGAGGCAACATGCTGGAAGTAAGCTGGGGTAGAGAAGGGAAGAAGTTGGGATCACTCTATCATAATTCAGAGAGTCTGCAAATTAAGGAGCTTTCTCAGGGccaccctttcttctttctttttaaaagatttttattaaaatatagctaacatacaatattatatcagtttcaggtgtacaccgtagttgttcaacatttatgtacctaaagaagtgatcaccatgataagtccagcaaccatctgacactgtaccatgctatcacaatattattgactatgttccctatgctgtacattacatccccatgttttaaatctggaaatttgaatatcttattcccctttacctttcctccctttaaacattttttcaattacagttgacattcaatatcattttatattagtttcaggtatacagcatagtggttagacatttatataatttaagaagtgatgcccctgactagcctagtacccagctgacaccatatatagttattaccatattattgactatatcccctatgctttacatcctcatgactattttgtaactaccaatttgtatttcttaatttcttcaccttttcccccctgtctcccaaccccctctcatctggcaaccatcagtttattcccttcatttatgagtttgtttctgttttgtttgcccaTTTATTTGGAATGACTTGAGTTCCaattcctcttctttcccttttaatcTCTGGTAGAGATGTTACTGAGCAGTAAAATTAACCATGGGTTAGATGAGGGACATagcaagaagaaagcagaaaggacCTCAATGGATATTAGATAACACCTTCTATGTCACCTCCTGAAGTACTTACTATGTCTGTTAACCCCAAATTCTAGGTAAATGAAGACTCCAGTGATAGCACCGAATCAGAAGAGGGCCTAGTCCTTGATGATCATCAGTATGTTTATAGATCAGCTGGTGGCCTCTCTAGgaatggaggaaaagaaggaattgataaagatgatgatgaagatgacaGTGGAGATGACACCTTTGGTGATGATGACAATGGCCCAGGACCTGAAGAGAGTCAAGGAGGAAACCCCAGACTCAGAAATGATGAGGACTCAGCGGACACCACACAATCCAGTGAAGATAGTGcctctagtggggaagacagtgCCCAAGATACCACCAGCGAGAGCAGAGATCTTGACAATGAGGATGAGATGAGCAGCAGGCTTGAGGGAGATGAGCTCACTcaagagagtgagagtgaggagCACTGGGTGGGAGGCGGCAGTGAGGGGGATAGTAGCCATGGGGATGGCTCTGAGTTTGATGATGAAGGAATGCAGAGCGATGATCCAGACACCATCAGGAGTGAGAGAAGCCACTCCAGAATGAATAGTGCCAGTGTAAACTCAAAAGAATCAAAAGGGAACAGTGATGAGCAAGCCAGCCCTCAGGATTCAGGTGAGAGCAAATCAGTGGAGTATCCCCGTGGGAAATTTTTCAGGAAGTCCCGCATTTCTCTGGAAGATGACAAAGGTGATCTTGACGATAGCAACACCATGGAAGAAGTCAAGAGTAAGTCCACAGAAAACACCAACTCCAATGAAGCAGACCTCAGCCAATCCAGGGAAAACAGCAAGAGTGAATCTCAAGAAGACAGTAAGGACAGTCCATCCCAGGAAGACAGTCAAACTGTAGAAGACCCCAGCAGTGAGTCTAGTCAAGAGCTTGACCTGCCATCTCAAGAAACCAGTAGTGAATCTCAGGAAGAGGCAGTGAGTAAGTCCAGGGGTGACAATCCAGATAATACCTCCAGCCACTCGGAAGAAGGTCAGGAAGACAGTGACTCCAGTGAAGAGGACAGCTTGAGTAAACCCTCCAGTTCAGAAAGCAAATCCAGAGAGGAGCAAGCTGACAGTGATTCCAATGAGAGCCTCAAAGATTCAGAGGAAAGCTCGGAGTCCACTGAGGAGGAGAACAGCTCTAGCCAGGAGGGCCTCCAATCTCACAGTGACTCCACCGAGAGCCAGAGCGAGGAAAGCCAGTCTGAGCAGGACAGCCAGTCTGAGGAAGATGATAGCAGTGATTCTCAGGACAGTAGCAAATCACAAGAAGATAGCAACTCTACTGAGAGTAAGTCAAGCAGTGAGGAAGATGGCCAGTTAAAAAACACTGAGGTAGAAAGCAGAAAATTAACAGTTGATACTTATCACAACAAACCCATTGGGGATCAAGATGACAATGACTGTCAAGATGGCTATTAACATCAGCTTTCCTAAGAAGTGGCTCTCATGTAAAGGAGTCTTGGGGGTTGGAGAGTAgggaaaaaattataactataatttATTGATGTTTTTTATCAGAAGGATAAATGGAGGTCATTTCTTTCTGAAAGGAAATGCTGGACATTATACATGTTGCTAGGGTGTCACCAACCATAGAGGTTTAAATAATGTGGAATGACACCAGAACACACCAATGAGACTGGAAGCCAGGAAAGACATGCATCATAGCTTCACAACTGAAATAGTTCCTAACTCATGAACCTAACAAATAGTTATGGAGGTTCTATtatgtaccaggctctgtgctaggtgctggggatataaaGAAGCTTAAGATTTGTTTCTTGCTCCTGAGGAGCTTACAGAGGGAAAATAAAGCTAAAGCGCTAATGAGGAATACATATGAGGGAAACAAGAATTACTACAATCCCATGTGGTGAGTGCTATAACAAAGAGATGAACAAAATATGTGACAGAAGAGGGCAACCAAGTTTGCCTTCGAGAAGACACTGGAGTCAGAGCATTGTATAGGATTTCTCCAATGAAGACGAGCAAATTCTATTTATTCTTGGGATAAGCAGTAGTAAATcttatattattgaatatttagtCTGTGAGAGCACTTTCATGCTATGAACGAGAAAggtgttttagaaaaacaaaacttttttcccaactaatttatcatttttgacCTTTTTTTGTGGAACTCCTATGAACATGCTTATTGACTGCTGGTGATAATATGGATTAGATTGGGAGAGTGGGAACAGGAAATTCCTCTTTAAAGAGATAAcgtttagctttattttttttctaaaaccagTCCATGTGCAATACTAGAAAAACTGTCCTctgagttctttacatatattgCACATAAAATTGTGTATATAGATTTCAATTGATTTTTGCCAAATACCCTTTGAAATGTTACCtcaacataaaatatttgttttgtaataaagataataataccCAGAATTAtgtgcttatttttatattgatattacttcagaatatatttatattaaacaaCTCTGCCTTTAAAACATCACAAAACAGTTTATTGGCTTTCTCTCATTAAAGTAAAAggttttcctgaattattttttgaaaatttaattttgtttataattcagGTAGCATTTTGATAAAATTAGTTTACATGTTGCTTATGATATTTCACTGTTATACCTGTTATAGATAAGGGGAAAATAATGAAGCCAATTCTCAACTGTTTTATGAGGCCACACCAAAAGGTCACGGTGTTGAATTTAACATTAGTTCTTGCTGGTCTCTCAGATTTGTCATTTGTGTAAACGCTGGGAACTACAGGCAAaaattcttacatatttttatttcttttagaggAAACTACTTCACCGTAGCACTTCTACTTTTCAAGTGTGATTTCACCCACACTTTCACTTAGAGTACAAGAGAATTCCTCTACAAATTTATTAGAAGAATCAAGAAGACTTCCTAACCTTGAGACTGACACTTCTCATCCTTCTCATAGCTCTTCTGTTCCCTCACAATGGCAAAGCAATGGTTACTTGCAGAgattttatgtacatataatttatttctctaatCCTCTACCTTGAGATTTTATTTCAGTAGATCTAGTGTAAAACGcagaattctgtatttttaaatggatcCTGGGAGATTCTGATCTAGCCCATTCACATACCTATATCTGGGTTCTCTGGCTGTTTAAATTAATTATCGGTTCTTCTTAACCAACAAGTTCTTGCCAACCCACAGCTTCTTCTGATGAGAACTGCTTCATGCTCAGACCTTTTGGGTGCCTGAGGCATAGGTCACCAGGTTCTAACCATTCAAAAGCCCTGCCTCAGCCAGGTGATTGCATGAGCTGAGCATCTGACCCAAGGAAAGTTGGCCTATAGGCTGGCCAGCAGCATAGAGGAGGCATGTTGCAAAGGCCCTACCTGAACATGAATGATAGCGGCTTCATGTTTGATTTTCCCTCTCTGGATATGGATATTTAGGAAGAAAGAAGTCAGAAAGTGATCTAAACAAAAACTGAAgggaaaacacagagaggcagaatTAAGAGACAGCTTAAGTCCATTAATGGTGGTGCACGAAACTGAAAATGATTGAGCTTCTGATGCTGACGGGCAAAATCATAATCCTCTTGTTCTCGTGCTTGGTTCTTGACTCTCCTATTGCCCCAGACCTTCCTGAATTCCTGTGACATTCCTTGCTCTTAAGAACCACCTGTATCCTTAAAATGCACCCACCTTTCTTGAGGCAATTCTTGAGTCAGTCTTTGTTCCTTGCAACCAAAAAGCCTAATGAACTCAGACTCATAAACTTGGCCAGTGTTCTGAGGTATTTAACCAAGTTAACTCCCAGCACTTTTAGAAGGAAGGACAACGATAAGAATTTCAGCTACGCTCATGACAGAAGTCATCTTAAGTAGGTGTAGGAGAGTTTTCTTTCAAGTTTCTATCAAttcattttatgtattaggtatagATATTGGTCCATCTTGCAATTAATTGGTAGTGGTATGGAAATAGTATCCAAAGGAAATTTGGCTGGGCTTGTTTTTTAGCTTTGACGGTGTAGAAGTTTTCTCATGGAGGTCCTCACTGAAGTTTATAGTGGATGGGCCCACAGAAGCCAAATCATAATCAGAaaccaatttttaatttataatgagaaagaataagaaaagtctATGAGGTGAGCATAAATGAGAACACAGGGAACTATGTTATATGAATGCCTAGCAGCACTgggataaaataagataataaatctgtgatgCTCCATGGGAAACCTTACAGTTAGGATGCAAATGTTAGAAACCTGACTCCTTTTTTCCTGGAAAGTGTTCAAAAGGGCCATCATCAAGTTTTGCCTCAGTGACCCTTATTTTTCTATGCTTAGTAGGACTAATCCATTATTCTTTAAATGGCTCAGACTTTCTTTACATAGAGTAAACAGCATGGTCAAGTTGGTTTCTGTGGAGTCTTGCTGGCCTGGAAACCATTCTGTCTTTTCCAGATCATTCTGCCTATATATGTAGATGTTAAAATTTAGTTCCTAAATGACAATCTTACTTTATTCCCCCTAGTTCTTGGGGGAGGTGGGCACTCTCTGTGGCTCCCACAcaaatacaaattggtggtttCCAACTCTTACCATTtactcattgattcattcaaacATTTGTGGAGCATATCTTGTGATCCAGACATTAGGGATATACAAGGATGAATGAGATATGATTTCTGCCCTTAAGAAGCTCATCATCTATAGTAGAACCAAAAGTGTATTCACTGTGATAAATGATTAGAGCAGTGATAGGGCTTTAATTAAAGTTCTATGGGTATACATGGAAAAGAGTAATTAATCTGTTTAGGGAGTGGAGGAAGTACTGGGACCACTGAGGTGGACCTTAGAGAGTGAATAAGCAAACAGAGGAGAAGcacattccaagcagagggaacatgGAAGTAACTGTATACTTGCTAGAATTGTTTATGGCATGTtgaagtatgatttttaaaatcccatgtCACCAAAGCcttgggaagagagggaaaagaagtaATAGGAGAAAAGATTGGAAAGGTGGGTTGGGATCCAAACTGAAAGCCTCTGATTGCCAGATTCATGAGAGCAGTCTTCATTTTTATACAGTGCCTTCCTGGTGCCAGGTTTTCATATATGATGTATCATACATATCATAAATGTCTTTGAGATAGATATTATAtactttctactttttaaaaaatatataaattaaagagcaaataaagcacagaaaagcTAAGTTAATTATTCTAGTTTAAAATCCAAGACATGGGAGAGCCCAATTCCATTTCATTTCAATGATGAGTGACTGAAAGTTTCAAGCAGTGGAAAAACATGCATGAATATATGGATATGACCTTCTCTCCTTGAAATATAAGCAAAGGAAATGTTATATTCTCTGCTTGCTCTCAGGATCTAAAGAGTCTCTCAGTCACTTTCTAATGGCATGTTTTCTTAGATCTGTTATTTTGAAAGAGCAACATTTAGTGAATAAATTCATTGTTACTTCCCCCAAAGTTTCCCATGAAGCTATATATCAGAGTGAAACTTGaagattttgtaaaaaaaaaaaaaaaatgccatggtGATTTTGGAGAAACCAGCAATATTGTTGTCCAAAAAAGGAAGCTTAAAATGAAGTCTTTAGCAAACATGACTTAATGTTCAGGAGAACTCTTTCAGCCTGGAAGCCACCGATATTGCCACAAAGCACTGGACACTGTGGCTTGTACTCCTGATCCCACTGGTAATGACTCTAGATGCTGCCAATAACATTGGTACTACTGGTGCCAGCTGTCACTGCTGCCGGAGACCATTGTCTATGGACTCTGCTGCATTATATTACTAGCTCTCAATTCAAAGTCCCTGGTAGATGCATAAAGTCAACAGAGCCTATGCTAAGTCCCCACGCATTAGTTACAAGGGACTCTAGAAAGTATCTTGCATTTTCATCTTCTATATCACAAGATAAAGTTTGTCCCTCACCCAAAATTGTAAGGAGGTAATAATATATATGCCATATGTAGGAAGAAGCTTCAGACGCTGCATGAGAAAAAGGATTGAAAAGTATCTCACTGATGGGGAGAAGATCCGTGTCCACGCCAAAAGAATGAGTGGCATTAATGGCATGGAAATGACCAAGTCAACTTCCATGGCTGTGGGTGTGATCCATGTTGGTGAACATGGAGTAACACTGACACCAAGGGGAATGCAAGGAACACCCGGGAATTCTCACCGGGAACAGAGGGGCCTTGGAATacaagaaaactaacatttattgagcagtcaATATGCTCCAGACCCTGTGCTAGGTGTCTCATCTTGGATCTAGGAATTCCATTGGTGGGTCCCAGGGATTGAGATTAGAGATTTTGTCTATACTTCCCTAGGCTGCTATGGAAGAAAGGGGGATAatcttttatgttatatatatcatCAAGGTAATCATCTAAAACTAAGCTTCATGGGGGAAGGTGTCTCAAACCCCCTAAAATTATTTGCTAAATTGTTGATATATTTGGGTAGAGGAACTATGATTTTCATGAGATTCTCAAAAGAGTACACGACTAAGCTGTTGGAatctattcatttaaataaaaaaaaataacattgacaATCATCAGATCTGCCTAGACCTTGTCATTAGATCTGTCTGGACCTTGTTCTGTGGAACTACTGCATTCTGGGAAAACCCAAGTCAATGTTGAAAAATAGAGTTGGGAGTATATAGCATGattcatatcatatatatcatttgCATATCATAGCTAAAGCTATGAATAAGGGAAGATGGTatatcataaaatatctttttgattaaatgaatacaaattttaaacttcttaaatattaataggatacataataaaaacaaatattctcaaaataaaattttaaaacacatagtTCCTTTGTATTCCAAGTATATTTAGATTCTGGGATGTATGTAGATGTTGTAGAGATTGAGAATTGTCcccaatatccattctctccttctttGTATTAGTAATAGAAATCTTCGGTTTTCAGCTGGGCACATGGCTGCCCAGGCTTCCTTGAATCTAGGCATGTGCATGGCTAAGTGCCGGCCCATGGAATGTGAGCAGAAATGATGTGCTccacctctttcctttcctctcttcccattGGCTGGAAATTAACTAATGAAATAGCCTCTTTGTACCAAAAGGTACCTTCCTCTTTGTTGtttcatgagagaaaaataaacttcaatgTTATCTAACCCACTGTATTTTGGGGTGTCCTTATTACAGCAGCTTAATCTACATCCTCACTTATACATGTGTGTCAGAGaccatataaatattatttagagTGCTCACCAGAAACACTGAGtaagctttcatttatttaatatttgaagaaaatgtgttctttaatTGTGCTCtcacaatattttattatattcagtAGGCTTTAACATTATTTAGATGAAATTGATTTCTAGACTGTGAATTACAAATGtggtatagaaaaaaatatatacaaatgaatgATGTATTTTGCCTTTGCAAATATGGGTAATGAAAGGAATCCCCCAGCATATAAATTATTCTTTGGGAATAAATTGCAATTACACTGTTTCATGAAACTGCTAGATACCATTTGGTAAATTTCTACGTCAGGGACTAAAATTATTGGTCAGAATTTCAAGTTGTTGTCATATTGGTTATTCAAGTACAATTTGCAAATCTGGCTGTTATAAATGAATGTAACAAAAATGAGGTAAGGATGTTAGCTAGCTTCCATTCCATTCTAAACACTCTAATGGTACCAGTTCTCAGCACTGGCCGCATATCACCTGAGgagcttaaacacacacacacacacacacacacacacacacacacacacacacacacacaaacaaacagtCTTTGCCCAGACTtcttcccagagattctgatttaattgatcgGGGTTTGGGCTTCAGCACTGGTAGTTTTTTAATAGGCTGAGGTAATTCTGAAATGTAGCCAGCATTGAG comes from Rhinolophus ferrumequinum isolate MPI-CBG mRhiFer1 chromosome 5, mRhiFer1_v1.p, whole genome shotgun sequence and encodes:
- the DMP1 gene encoding dentin matrix acidic phosphoprotein 1, whose protein sequence is MKTSILLMFLWGLSCALPVARYQNTESKSSEEWKGHLAQTPTPPLESSESSEESKVSSEEQVNEDSSDSTESEEGLVLDDHQYVYRSAGGLSRNGGKEGIDKDDDEDDSGDDTFGDDDNGPGPEESQGGNPRLRNDEDSADTTQSSEDSASSGEDSAQDTTSESRDLDNEDEMSSRLEGDELTQESESEEHWVGGGSEGDSSHGDGSEFDDEGMQSDDPDTIRSERSHSRMNSASVNSKESKGNSDEQASPQDSGESKSVEYPRGKFFRKSRISLEDDKGDLDDSNTMEEVKSKSTENTNSNEADLSQSRENSKSESQEDSKDSPSQEDSQTVEDPSSESSQELDLPSQETSSESQEEAVSKSRGDNPDNTSSHSEEGQEDSDSSEEDSLSKPSSSESKSREEQADSDSNESLKDSEESSESTEEENSSSQEGLQSHSDSTESQSEESQSEQDSQSEEDDSSDSQDSSKSQEDSNSTESKSSSEEDGQLKNTEVESRKLTVDTYHNKPIGDQDDNDCQDGY